The Onychomys torridus chromosome 4, mOncTor1.1, whole genome shotgun sequence genome includes a window with the following:
- the Tp53i11 gene encoding tumor protein p53-inducible protein 11 isoform X1 has product MAEASVSPCPSAKDNMAAKQPPPLMKKHSQTDLVSRLKTRKILGVGGEDDDGEVHRSKISQVLGNEIKFAVREPLGLRVWQFLSATLFSSVAIMALALPDQLYDAVFDGAEVTSKTPIRLYGGALLSISLIMWNALYTAEKVIIRWTLLTEACYFGVQSLVVTATLAETGLMSLGTLLLLASRLLFVIVSIYYYYQVGRKPKKV; this is encoded by the exons ATGGCTGAGGCCAGTGTCTCCCCATGTCCCTCAGCAAAGGACAACATGGCAGCCAAACAGCCTCCTCCGCTCATGAAGAAGCACAGCCAGACGGACCTTGTGAGCCGCCTGAAGACCAGGAAGATCCTGGGCGTGGGCGGGGAGGATGATGATGGCGAAGTGCATCGGTCAAAG ATCAGCCAGGTCTTGGGCAATGAGATCAAGTTTGCTGTTCGGGAGCCTCTGGGACTCAG GGTATGGCAGTTTCTTTCTGCTACGCTCTTCTCCAGTGTGGCCATCATG GCCCTCGCTCTCCCTGACCAGCTCTACGATGCAGTTTTTGATGGGGCTGAGGTCACCAGCAAGACTCCCATCCGCCTCTACGGTGGTGCCCTCCTTA GCATCTCTCTGATCATGTGGAATGCGCTCTACACGGCTGAGAAGGTCATCATCCGATGGACTCTGCTCACTGAGGCCTGCTACTTTGGGGTGCAGTCCTTGG TGGTCACTGCCACACTTGCTGAGACAGGCCTCATGTCCCTGGGGACCCTGCTGCTCCTGGCCAGCCGCCTCCTCTTCGTCATTGTCAGCATCTACTACTATTACCAAGTCGGCCGGAAACCCAAGAAAGTGTAG
- the Tp53i11 gene encoding tumor protein p53-inducible protein 11 isoform X2: MAAKQPPPLMKKHSQTDLVSRLKTRKILGVGGEDDDGEVHRSKISQVLGNEIKFAVREPLGLRVWQFLSATLFSSVAIMALALPDQLYDAVFDGAEVTSKTPIRLYGGALLSISLIMWNALYTAEKVIIRWTLLTEACYFGVQSLVVTATLAETGLMSLGTLLLLASRLLFVIVSIYYYYQVGRKPKKV; the protein is encoded by the exons ATGGCAGCCAAACAGCCTCCTCCGCTCATGAAGAAGCACAGCCAGACGGACCTTGTGAGCCGCCTGAAGACCAGGAAGATCCTGGGCGTGGGCGGGGAGGATGATGATGGCGAAGTGCATCGGTCAAAG ATCAGCCAGGTCTTGGGCAATGAGATCAAGTTTGCTGTTCGGGAGCCTCTGGGACTCAG GGTATGGCAGTTTCTTTCTGCTACGCTCTTCTCCAGTGTGGCCATCATG GCCCTCGCTCTCCCTGACCAGCTCTACGATGCAGTTTTTGATGGGGCTGAGGTCACCAGCAAGACTCCCATCCGCCTCTACGGTGGTGCCCTCCTTA GCATCTCTCTGATCATGTGGAATGCGCTCTACACGGCTGAGAAGGTCATCATCCGATGGACTCTGCTCACTGAGGCCTGCTACTTTGGGGTGCAGTCCTTGG TGGTCACTGCCACACTTGCTGAGACAGGCCTCATGTCCCTGGGGACCCTGCTGCTCCTGGCCAGCCGCCTCCTCTTCGTCATTGTCAGCATCTACTACTATTACCAAGTCGGCCGGAAACCCAAGAAAGTGTAG